A window of Streptomyces sp. Je 1-332 genomic DNA:
GTGCCCATAACAGCCGGACAGTCGGCATCACCGCACGTCAACGCGGTAGAGCCGCACGAAGGGACCGATATTCGTGGCGCAGCGTGTCGTAGTCACTCTCTCTGACGACATCGACGGCGGGGATGCGGCGGAGACGATCGCCTTCGGTCTTGACGGCAAGTCGTACGAGATCGACCTCAACCAAACCAATGCCAAGAAACTGCGCAAGGCACTCGCCCCGTACCTGGACGCGGCCCGCAAGCAGTCGAAGTCCGGCAAGGCCTTCAAGCACACGACGGTGGCGGCGAACCCCGCGGCCGTCCGCGCCTGGGCCCGCTCGCACCAGATGGACGTGCCGCCGCGCGGCCGCATCCCGAAGAAGGTCTACGAGGCCTTCGAGGCGGCCAACTGACCTGGGCCGACGCCTGGCCAGGAGGGCCCCTCGGCAACCGACTTGACCTGCACCCCCGCCGGTCGGCTAAAGTCTGGAGCACGCCGAGGGGCAAGGCCGAAAGGCCCGAACCTCACGGAGTCTTGCGGGTGTAGTTCAGTAGTAGAACATCCCCCTTCCAGGGGGAAGGCGCAGTGTGCAATTCCTGTCACCCGCTCTGCATCGCCGATCAGGCACTCTTTCGAGTGCGGTAGGCTGGTGCTCGCGCCGATCAGTGAGAGCTGGTCGGAGGCAATGCGAACGTAGCTCAGTTGGTAGAGCGCAACCTTGCCAAGGTTGAGGTCGCGAGTTCGAACCTCGTCGTTCGCTCCAGAGAAGAAGGCCCCGGTCATCGCGACCGGGGCCTTCTTCGTTCCCTGTCCAGGCCCCCTTGCTCCCGGCCCAGGCCCCCTTCTGACATTTGTCATGTGAGCCGGTGACAGCGCGCACTGCTCCGGCGCTCGCGGCCGGGGGACGCTCTAGTCATGACTGACCAAGTGATCGACGTGACCGATCTGCGGCGCGTGTACGGGGGAGGTTTCGAGGCGGTCCGGGGAGTCTCGTTCTCCGTCGGACGGGGTGAGCTCTTCGCGCTGCTCGGGACGAACGGCGCGGGCAAGACCTCCACCGTCGAACTCCTCGAAGGGCTCGCCCCACCCGCCGGGGGGCGGGTGCGGGTGCTCGGACACGATCCGTACGCCGAGCGCGGCGCCGTGCGCCACCGGATCGGTGTGATGCTCC
This region includes:
- a CDS encoding Lsr2 family protein, which translates into the protein MAQRVVVTLSDDIDGGDAAETIAFGLDGKSYEIDLNQTNAKKLRKALAPYLDAARKQSKSGKAFKHTTVAANPAAVRAWARSHQMDVPPRGRIPKKVYEAFEAAN